A section of the Scleropages formosus chromosome 12, fSclFor1.1, whole genome shotgun sequence genome encodes:
- the LOC108920651 gene encoding secreted phosphoprotein 24: protein MKLTVLVLVLLQGLCCSGFPLFQPGIVAMARQALGASLRHVNNLTAGTNLYGVTYSSIKRIIPIGLSSYDMILKFGVRETVCPKSRTADPETCNFRRGHFVSAASCSSRVRLTADVSELVFVRCGSASSSSSESSSEEVFMALPSTGSRTPHENGGEAPPLWSDLPATQGGVGHMDENNFLE from the exons ATGAAGCTCACGGTGCTGGTCTTAGTCCTCCTGCAGGGTCTCTGCTGCTCGG GATTTCCGCTCTTCCAGCCTGGCATTGTGGCGATGGCAAGGCAGGCCTTGGGTGCGTCTCTTCGCCATGTCAACAATTTGACTGCGGGCACCAACCTGTATGGGGTGACCTACAGCTCCATCAAGAGG ATCATCCCCATAGGGTTGAGTTCTTATGATATGATCCTCAAGTTTGGAGTCAGGGAAACTGTGTGCCCCAAGTCGAGGACCGCCGACCCCGAGACCTGCAACTTCAGGCGAGGCCACTTTGTG TCCGCAGCTTCCTGCTCCAGCCGAGTGCGGCTCACGGCTGATGTCAGCGAACTGGTGTTCGTCAGATGCGGCAGTGCGAGCAGCTCCAGCTCAGAGTCCAGCAGCGAAGAG GTGTTCATGGCGCTGCCATCGACGGGTAGCCGGACTCCCCATGAGAATGGAG GTGAGGCGCCGCCCCTTTGGTCCGACTTGCCTGCGACACAGGGCGGAGTCGGGCACATGGATGAGAACAACTTCCTAGAGTGA